From the Gordonia bronchialis DSM 43247 genome, one window contains:
- a CDS encoding CoA-binding protein: MSATDDVVTEILSTYDTITVVGASANPAKAANEVPAYMQQHGWRIIPVNPTATEIVGEKVYPSLADVPDQVGLVDVFRPGPECAEVARQAVAAGASALWLQLGIVSDEAREIAESAGLLYVEDRCLIIEQRRTGLRAPAAPR, translated from the coding sequence ATGAGTGCAACCGACGATGTGGTCACCGAGATCCTGTCCACCTACGACACCATCACCGTGGTCGGCGCGAGCGCCAACCCCGCCAAGGCCGCCAACGAGGTGCCCGCCTACATGCAGCAGCACGGCTGGCGCATCATCCCGGTCAACCCGACAGCCACCGAGATCGTCGGCGAGAAGGTGTATCCCAGCCTCGCCGACGTTCCCGATCAGGTCGGTCTGGTCGACGTGTTCCGGCCCGGTCCCGAATGCGCCGAGGTGGCCCGGCAAGCCGTCGCCGCCGGCGCGAGCGCCCTCTGGCTACAGCTCGGCATCGTCTCCGACGAGGCGCGCGAGATCGCCGAATCGGCCGGCCTGCTCTACGTCGAAGACCGGTGCCTGATCATCGAGCAGCGTCGAACCGGGTTGCGCGCCCCCGCGGCGCCACGCTGA
- a CDS encoding TetR/AcrR family transcriptional regulator has protein sequence MTEEPARRGRGRPPGPPVDPDARREMLLDAAESSIRKSGAAVGLAEVAKAAGLTRSAVYAAFADREAVVDALAARHAQHIVERLTTVVGGTDDPAEQTRAAIDILAAWFDEEPQLAPLLTGRLDQPTGGDSGAIVTAVGDILRAGFRARGEDDAPADAWAYALVGAVASAVGWWSRTRSISRAALVDHLHLLIWSGFEGAGGARRA, from the coding sequence ATGACGGAAGAACCCGCACGCCGTGGCCGAGGCCGTCCGCCGGGACCGCCGGTCGACCCTGATGCCCGACGCGAAATGCTGCTCGATGCAGCCGAGTCCTCGATCCGGAAGTCCGGCGCCGCAGTCGGTCTCGCCGAGGTCGCCAAAGCAGCCGGACTCACCCGGTCTGCCGTTTACGCTGCGTTCGCCGATCGCGAGGCCGTCGTGGATGCACTTGCGGCGCGCCACGCACAGCACATCGTCGAGCGTCTCACGACGGTGGTCGGTGGGACCGATGACCCGGCTGAGCAGACGCGTGCGGCCATCGACATCCTGGCCGCGTGGTTCGACGAGGAACCACAGCTGGCCCCACTGCTGACCGGCCGGCTCGATCAGCCGACGGGTGGCGACTCGGGCGCCATCGTCACGGCCGTCGGCGATATCCTCCGCGCCGGTTTCCGGGCTCGTGGCGAAGACGACGCCCCCGCCGACGCCTGGGCGTATGCCCTCGTCGGTGCGGTGGCGTCCGCAGTCGGCTGGTGGTCACGGACACGATCGATTTCGCGCGCGGCGCTGGTTGATCACCTTCATCTCCTGATCTGGTCGGGCTTCGAGGGAGCGGGCGGCGCCCGCCGGGCGTGA
- a CDS encoding DUF5995 family protein — protein sequence MTATFTLTQILDCGPEIAWHLLTDPDQMCRWSTAPISPISLGPQERPDTVGALRMVTLPGGRVKLREVVEHADYPRVFRYRVYDGGPLLMDHRGEQQIVEVSRGVEVRWTVEMTLFPRPLSHVMARQVRREVQRSLLALASIAPGANIPARQTLPLSRSGQDVSDLDVLVQAALAVRGVQRAIADELAGADDPKQWFARVYQYVTEAMIDAATGHLDLGLTNPDWVLAIIPAFHDYYARNLDAYRHGGDVEKPWQIAWSTCEIVDADTPHRPVMNGLLAGVSAHIDADLPRALAQLHLERYPHRDLREFRPDYLRLAPVFTIASDRLLDELPRSHKPWWSGIAGRVNSQIRDVLLARTGYDVARHRMSAFDHAVHRAANPEPVN from the coding sequence ATGACCGCCACGTTCACCCTGACGCAAATCCTCGACTGCGGCCCGGAGATCGCGTGGCATCTACTCACCGATCCAGATCAGATGTGCCGGTGGTCGACAGCGCCCATCAGTCCGATCTCCCTCGGACCGCAGGAACGCCCCGACACGGTCGGCGCACTCCGCATGGTGACCCTGCCCGGTGGGCGGGTGAAGCTGCGGGAGGTTGTCGAGCACGCGGACTATCCGAGAGTTTTCAGATACCGGGTGTACGACGGCGGCCCCCTGTTGATGGACCATCGCGGCGAACAGCAGATCGTCGAGGTCTCCCGAGGTGTCGAAGTGCGCTGGACCGTCGAGATGACCCTCTTCCCACGACCGCTGTCACACGTGATGGCGCGCCAGGTCCGGCGGGAGGTGCAACGCTCACTCCTCGCGCTGGCGTCGATTGCGCCGGGGGCGAATATTCCTGCACGGCAAACCCTTCCGCTATCACGTTCCGGCCAGGACGTCAGTGACCTCGACGTCCTCGTGCAGGCCGCGCTCGCAGTTCGCGGGGTACAACGAGCGATCGCAGACGAACTCGCCGGCGCCGACGATCCGAAGCAGTGGTTCGCGCGCGTTTACCAGTATGTGACGGAGGCGATGATCGACGCCGCAACCGGACATCTCGACCTCGGTCTGACCAATCCCGATTGGGTGCTGGCGATCATCCCGGCCTTCCACGACTACTACGCCCGCAACCTCGACGCCTACCGACACGGCGGTGATGTCGAGAAACCATGGCAGATCGCTTGGTCCACATGTGAGATCGTCGATGCCGACACCCCCCATCGTCCGGTGATGAACGGCCTCCTGGCCGGTGTATCGGCCCACATCGACGCCGATCTCCCGCGTGCACTCGCGCAGCTGCACCTCGAACGCTATCCCCACCGCGACCTTCGCGAGTTCCGCCCCGACTATCTGCGGCTTGCCCCCGTCTTCACCATCGCATCCGACCGCTTGCTCGATGAGCTCCCCCGGAGCCACAAACCCTGGTGGTCCGGAATCGCGGGGCGGGTCAATTCTCAGATTCGTGACGTACTCCTGGCTCGTACGGGATATGACGTCGCCCGGCACCGGATGTCTGCCTTTGACCACGCGGTACACAGAGCGGCGAATCCGGAGCCCGTAAACTGA
- a CDS encoding chloride channel protein translates to MLTPTSCGRKNLFHAPSIRKSPFNAPISGGLVVFEEIRRRVRVVDVLAALAAVASAVGCMRLVLGDHPDFTVPPVDRPSLAMVPIFMIFGACVGLIGVAYSRLTVICLDLVGALSSVPREVKAAGIGLAVGGALLIDPLTVGGGDRLTEMVLAGHGLALTTVVIYLVVRFAAGPMSYAAGTPGGLFAPMLTLGALLGLVAGRIIGVFDAGLGAELTPALVLVGLSTLFAAVVQAPFTGIVLVIEMTAITSVTVPMLVAGVGAVTVSALVRNPPIYDVLRRRMLDST, encoded by the coding sequence TTGCTCACCCCTACATCTTGTGGTCGCAAGAACCTGTTCCACGCACCGTCAATCAGGAAGAGCCCCTTCAATGCCCCGATCAGTGGTGGCCTGGTTGTCTTCGAGGAGATCCGGCGGCGGGTGCGCGTCGTCGACGTACTCGCCGCGCTGGCCGCAGTGGCCTCCGCGGTCGGCTGCATGCGGCTGGTGCTGGGTGACCATCCGGACTTCACGGTGCCACCGGTGGATCGGCCGTCGCTGGCGATGGTGCCGATCTTCATGATCTTCGGTGCCTGCGTCGGCCTGATCGGGGTGGCCTACTCGCGCCTGACCGTCATCTGTCTTGACCTGGTGGGTGCACTGTCGTCGGTGCCGAGGGAGGTGAAAGCGGCCGGGATCGGGCTCGCGGTCGGTGGTGCGCTGCTGATCGACCCGCTGACCGTCGGCGGTGGGGACCGGCTCACCGAGATGGTGCTCGCCGGGCACGGATTGGCGCTGACGACGGTGGTGATCTACCTGGTTGTGCGTTTTGCCGCCGGGCCGATGTCCTACGCCGCGGGCACGCCCGGCGGACTGTTCGCGCCGATGCTCACACTCGGGGCGTTGCTCGGCCTGGTAGCCGGCCGCATCATCGGCGTCTTCGACGCCGGGCTGGGCGCGGAGCTCACCCCCGCGCTGGTCCTGGTGGGTCTCTCGACGCTGTTCGCGGCCGTCGTACAGGCTCCGTTCACCGGCATCGTGCTGGTCATCGAGATGACGGCCATCACCTCGGTGACCGTACCGATGCTGGTGGCCGGCGTGGGTGCGGTCACCGTGTCGGCACTGGTCCGCAACCCGCCGATCTACGACGTGCTCCGCCGGCGCATGCTGGATTCGACCTGA
- a CDS encoding ISL3 family transposase, translated as MLQRSAIADTICRTIELGVTITGAALDGEDRTHVFCEVLEPKNTCPGCGLPGRLRDHIDREVADLPIVGHPTRLHISVPRYLCDNPDCPTTIFRADISTIVAPRAQVTRRTTTWILRAMIVDKMSVTAVAAAIGMSWNTVNNLALDAARSLASAPARLDGVRVLGVDEHKWKHVRGKGDSSFVTVLVDLTPIVDGTGPARLLDMVAGRSKAALKDWLTARDPAFRDRIKVVTMDGFSGYRTATAETLDKARAVMDPFHVVHLAADKLTVCRQRVQQDTCGHRGRSGDPLYGIRRPLLTRIGLLTDKQKTRITNGLQAREEHLAVAVTYAVYQDLIDAYDQPHKRDGKIAMYKLLKRIHTGVPKELAELAQLGRSLWARRTEILAYFDTGASNGPVEAINGRLEHLRGIALGFRNLNHYILRSLIHSGGLAEHLHAL; from the coding sequence ATGTTGCAGCGTAGCGCTATTGCCGACACCATTTGCCGCACCATCGAGCTCGGGGTGACGATCACCGGTGCCGCCCTCGACGGCGAGGACCGCACCCACGTGTTCTGCGAGGTCCTGGAACCGAAGAACACATGTCCCGGATGCGGGCTGCCGGGTCGGCTGCGTGACCACATCGATCGTGAGGTCGCTGATCTGCCGATCGTGGGGCATCCGACTCGGCTGCATATCTCGGTGCCGCGCTATCTGTGCGACAACCCGGACTGTCCCACCACGATCTTTCGTGCCGACATCTCGACGATCGTGGCGCCGCGGGCACAGGTCACCCGGCGCACCACGACCTGGATTCTGCGGGCGATGATCGTCGACAAGATGTCGGTGACAGCGGTCGCCGCTGCGATCGGGATGAGTTGGAACACCGTGAACAACCTTGCGTTGGACGCGGCCCGCTCGTTGGCGTCCGCACCGGCCCGCCTGGACGGTGTGCGAGTCCTTGGGGTGGATGAGCACAAGTGGAAACACGTTCGCGGCAAGGGGGATTCGAGTTTCGTGACCGTGCTCGTCGACCTGACACCGATCGTCGATGGTACCGGGCCGGCACGTTTGTTGGACATGGTCGCCGGCCGTTCCAAGGCGGCGTTGAAGGATTGGCTGACCGCGCGCGATCCTGCGTTTCGTGACCGAATCAAGGTGGTGACGATGGACGGCTTCTCCGGGTATCGCACCGCGACCGCTGAAACCCTGGACAAGGCGCGTGCGGTGATGGATCCGTTTCATGTCGTGCACTTGGCCGCCGACAAGCTCACGGTGTGTCGTCAACGCGTACAACAGGATACGTGCGGACACCGCGGCCGTAGCGGGGACCCGCTCTACGGCATCCGCCGCCCTCTGCTCACCCGAATCGGCTTGTTGACCGACAAGCAGAAGACCCGCATCACCAACGGCCTCCAAGCGCGTGAGGAACATCTGGCGGTCGCGGTCACCTACGCCGTCTATCAGGACCTGATCGACGCCTACGACCAGCCGCACAAGCGAGACGGGAAGATCGCGATGTACAAGCTGCTCAAACGCATCCACACCGGCGTGCCAAAAGAACTCGCCGAACTCGCCCAACTCGGCCGCTCGCTGTGGGCTCGACGGACCGAGATCCTGGCCTACTTCGACACCGGCGCCTCCAACGGGCCCGTCGAAGCGATCAACGGCCGCCTGGAACACCTACGCGGGATCGCGCTCGGCTTCCGCAACCTCAACCACTACATCTTGCGGTCACTCATCCACTCCGGCGGCCTGGCAGAACACCTACACGCACTCTGA
- a CDS encoding phosphotransferase family protein, with protein sequence MGEQVGEQHEAAGVVTEADDVGARIAARLSQRRSANLTVASARVLPAGASRATYLVALSGDTDEQIIVRAVPSARSDDGGLAVEADILTAAASAGVPVPAVLDAGLDPATSVLGYPYIVMNFVAGESIPRRILRDETYSAARGRFVEQAGGILARIHQMDRHAVGRLSEMPDPLGALAELFPREWAQMPAGLVLATRWLEHNRPEPSPSSTVVHGDFRLGNLLIDAEGVAAVLDWELAHVGDPVEDLGWLCAKAWRFSAPDPVAGMGARADLLDAYEKVAGWRPTDQALRWWELYATVRWGLICAVQANRHLDGTERSVELAAIGRRSAEQEFDALLDLGLVTPEAVADPLHTMSAGPEDPYGPPSAPDLLASVAEFLRSAPVNENMAAHIKFHTRVAANVVDVVRRQLLTAPEALPASASRLHDLGVADQRDLVAGLRDGSIDGDDPAVRAAVVADVRARLLVANPRYFAVPHP encoded by the coding sequence GTGGGTGAGCAGGTCGGGGAACAGCACGAGGCGGCCGGGGTCGTCACCGAGGCCGACGACGTCGGCGCGCGGATCGCGGCGCGTTTGTCGCAACGACGGTCGGCGAACCTGACGGTCGCGTCGGCGCGAGTGCTCCCCGCGGGTGCCAGCCGGGCCACCTACCTCGTCGCTCTCTCCGGTGACACCGATGAGCAGATCATCGTTCGTGCCGTACCGTCGGCCCGGTCCGACGATGGTGGGCTGGCCGTCGAGGCTGACATCCTGACCGCGGCGGCCTCAGCCGGCGTGCCGGTCCCGGCGGTCCTCGACGCCGGGCTCGATCCGGCGACCAGCGTGCTGGGCTACCCCTACATCGTGATGAACTTCGTTGCCGGCGAATCGATTCCCCGTCGAATCCTTCGCGACGAGACCTACTCCGCGGCGCGTGGGCGGTTCGTCGAGCAGGCCGGTGGCATCCTGGCGCGCATCCACCAGATGGATCGGCATGCGGTGGGCCGGCTCTCGGAAATGCCGGACCCGCTCGGCGCACTCGCCGAGTTGTTCCCCCGGGAGTGGGCGCAGATGCCCGCCGGACTCGTCCTCGCCACCCGGTGGCTGGAACACAACCGGCCCGAGCCGTCACCGTCGTCGACCGTGGTACACGGCGACTTCCGGCTCGGCAATCTGCTGATCGACGCCGAAGGTGTTGCTGCCGTGCTGGATTGGGAACTCGCCCACGTAGGCGATCCCGTCGAGGACCTGGGCTGGCTGTGTGCCAAGGCCTGGCGGTTCTCCGCGCCCGACCCGGTTGCGGGGATGGGTGCGCGTGCCGACCTGCTCGACGCCTACGAGAAGGTGGCCGGCTGGCGCCCGACCGATCAGGCACTGCGCTGGTGGGAGTTGTACGCGACCGTCCGCTGGGGGCTGATCTGCGCGGTGCAGGCCAATCGGCACCTCGACGGCACCGAGCGGTCGGTGGAGCTCGCGGCCATCGGACGACGCAGTGCCGAACAGGAATTCGACGCGCTGCTCGACCTGGGTCTCGTCACGCCCGAGGCGGTGGCCGACCCGCTGCACACGATGTCGGCCGGACCGGAGGATCCCTATGGCCCACCGTCGGCGCCCGATCTGCTGGCGTCGGTGGCCGAGTTCCTGAGATCCGCTCCGGTCAACGAGAACATGGCCGCCCACATCAAGTTTCACACCCGGGTGGCGGCGAACGTCGTCGACGTCGTGCGCCGGCAGCTCCTGACCGCCCCGGAAGCCCTGCCCGCCAGCGCCTCTCGACTCCACGATCTCGGCGTCGCAGATCAGCGGGATCTGGTTGCCGGGCTTCGTGACGGCAGCATCGACGGTGACGACCCCGCCGTACGCGCGGCCGTCGTCGCCGATGTCCGTGCGCGCCTGCTGGTGGCGAATCCCCGCTACTTCGCCGTACCCCACCCGTAA
- a CDS encoding MarR family winged helix-turn-helix transcriptional regulator, translated as MTEESAGVLAPEDNPLLLERQVCFALAVANRSVLRIYRRLLEPLGLTHPQYLVMLALWETEPRAVKDIGSALQLDSATLSPLLKRLETNGLIARRRRGDDERNVDIELTDAGRRLREQALGIPPAVVAALGVERNELEELHSVLTRVNAAALRAENGRG; from the coding sequence GTGACCGAGGAATCGGCGGGTGTGCTTGCGCCAGAAGATAATCCGCTCCTTCTCGAACGTCAGGTCTGCTTTGCCCTCGCGGTGGCCAACAGATCGGTGCTGCGTATCTACCGGCGACTGCTCGAACCGCTGGGCCTCACCCATCCGCAGTATCTCGTCATGCTCGCCCTGTGGGAGACCGAGCCGCGGGCGGTGAAGGATATCGGCAGCGCGCTACAACTCGATTCGGCGACGCTCTCGCCTCTGCTCAAACGGCTCGAGACGAACGGACTGATCGCCCGGCGCCGACGCGGTGACGACGAGCGCAACGTCGACATCGAACTCACCGACGCGGGTCGTCGGCTTCGGGAACAGGCGCTCGGCATCCCGCCCGCCGTGGTCGCCGCGCTCGGGGTGGAGCGCAACGAGCTCGAGGAACTTCATTCGGTGCTCACCCGCGTCAACGCGGCGGCGCTACGGGCCGAGAACGGTCGCGGCTGA
- a CDS encoding acyl-CoA dehydrogenase family protein has protein sequence MDFALPEDLRAYLDELDAFIEAEIVPLEQADDNIRFFDHRREDARTDWERGGLPNAEWEALLGEARRRADAAGHFRYPFPAEYGGRDGSNLAMAVIREHLASRGLGLHCDLQNEHAIVGNNIGLLLMLEYGTPEQQQEWVEGLAAGTKFFAFGITEPDHGSDATYMETTAVRDGDEWVINGEKTWNTGIHVAHRDIIFARTDGEPGNARGITAFLVDPQADGFTVEEYLWTFNMPTDHAHVTLRDVRVPHSAIFGAEGAGLQVVQHFFNENRIRQAASSLGAAQYCVDRAVAYANERAPFGKKLSTNQAIQFPLVDLHTRCAMIRSLIRETAWKMDTYGPFAASAEVSMCNYQANRLCCDAADTAMQVFGGRGYSRHEPFEHIYRHHRRYRITEGADEIQMRRVAGYLFGFMGGAAPKGVNTPGATGS, from the coding sequence GTGGATTTCGCACTACCCGAGGACCTGCGCGCCTATCTCGACGAGCTCGACGCCTTCATCGAGGCCGAGATCGTCCCGCTCGAGCAGGCCGACGACAACATCCGGTTCTTCGATCATCGTCGCGAGGACGCCCGGACCGATTGGGAGCGCGGTGGACTGCCGAATGCGGAGTGGGAGGCGCTGCTCGGAGAGGCACGACGACGAGCCGACGCCGCCGGGCATTTCCGCTACCCGTTTCCCGCCGAGTACGGCGGACGCGACGGATCGAACCTCGCGATGGCCGTCATCCGTGAGCATCTCGCGTCACGCGGCCTGGGCCTGCACTGCGATCTGCAGAACGAGCACGCCATCGTCGGCAACAACATCGGCCTGCTCCTCATGCTCGAATACGGGACGCCCGAACAACAGCAGGAATGGGTCGAGGGCCTGGCCGCGGGCACCAAGTTCTTCGCCTTCGGCATCACCGAACCCGACCACGGATCCGACGCCACCTACATGGAGACCACCGCGGTCCGCGACGGTGACGAGTGGGTCATCAACGGTGAGAAGACCTGGAACACCGGCATTCACGTGGCCCACCGCGACATCATCTTCGCGCGGACCGACGGTGAACCGGGAAATGCACGCGGTATCACCGCATTCCTGGTCGATCCGCAAGCCGACGGGTTCACCGTCGAGGAATACCTGTGGACCTTCAACATGCCCACCGACCATGCGCACGTGACGTTGCGCGATGTGCGGGTGCCGCACTCGGCGATCTTCGGTGCCGAGGGCGCCGGCTTGCAGGTGGTACAGCATTTCTTCAACGAGAACCGGATTCGGCAGGCCGCGTCGAGCCTCGGTGCTGCCCAGTACTGCGTCGATCGCGCGGTGGCCTACGCCAACGAACGGGCACCGTTCGGCAAGAAGCTCTCCACCAATCAGGCCATCCAGTTCCCCCTCGTCGACCTGCACACCCGGTGCGCGATGATCCGGTCGCTGATCCGCGAGACCGCCTGGAAGATGGACACCTACGGGCCGTTCGCCGCGTCGGCGGAGGTGTCGATGTGCAACTACCAGGCCAACCGGTTGTGCTGCGACGCTGCCGACACCGCCATGCAGGTCTTCGGCGGCCGGGGATACTCCCGCCACGAGCCGTTCGAGCACATCTATCGGCACCACCGCCGCTATCGGATCACCGAGGGCGCCGACGAGATCCAGATGCGGCGCGTCGCCGGCTATCTGTTCGGGTTCATGGGAGGTGCCGCACCCAAGGGTGTGAACACACCGGGTGCTACCGGATCATGA
- a CDS encoding chloride channel protein, producing the protein MCTDSRGGRRCRDGAAITRWEPLSAGSGIQHVEAVERGEAAPPLLRVVPARFVGGLASIGLGGLVLGREGPTVHMAVAIGASVGRLMRVGADDVRTLQTMLSGAGLAVAFNGSS; encoded by the coding sequence GTGTGTACCGATTCTCGTGGTGGCCGGCGGTGCCGCGATGGGGCGGCCATCACCCGGTGGGAGCCGTTGTCGGCGGGCAGCGGCATCCAGCACGTCGAAGCTGTTGAACGCGGCGAAGCCGCGCCACCTCTGCTGCGGGTGGTGCCGGCCCGCTTCGTCGGCGGCCTGGCATCCATCGGGCTCGGCGGTCTGGTTCTCGGTCGCGAAGGACCGACGGTCCACATGGCCGTGGCCATCGGCGCGAGCGTCGGGCGGCTGATGAGGGTCGGCGCCGACGATGTGCGGACTCTGCAGACCATGTTGTCCGGCGCCGGCCTCGCGGTGGCCTTCAATGGCTCTTCCTGA
- a CDS encoding isopenicillin N synthase family dioxygenase, giving the protein MGTIEHTTSRSHTLPTLDLSTASADPAAFQAAILDVTHRLGFFYLVGHGIATERLDGIIDLARRFFALPDADKNEISQLKSPQFRGYSRLGGELTNGAVDWREQIDIGPERPVIDGAEGYWRLQGPNLWPSALPELRPAFEAWSTDLAAVGRELLGHWAAAFGAPPTVFDAAFDDRPATLIKVVRYPGPDSAEAADDARRQGVGAHKDSGVLTLLLVEPGTDGLQVEGPDGEWIDAPPVPGAFIVNIGELLEVATGGYLRATRHRVLAPPPGHDRISIPYFLNPGLDAQIPVLDLPADLAARSRGVELDPDNPIFNTYGENAWKSRTRAHPDVAELHHGIRAANVPSVG; this is encoded by the coding sequence ATGGGCACTATCGAGCACACCACGAGCCGATCCCACACACTGCCGACACTGGATCTGTCGACCGCGAGCGCCGACCCCGCGGCCTTTCAGGCGGCGATTCTCGACGTCACCCATCGGCTGGGATTCTTCTACCTCGTCGGGCACGGCATCGCGACCGAACGTCTCGACGGGATCATCGACCTCGCCCGACGCTTCTTCGCCCTGCCCGATGCGGACAAGAATGAGATCTCGCAGCTCAAGAGCCCGCAGTTTCGGGGCTACTCGCGACTCGGTGGCGAACTGACGAACGGGGCCGTTGACTGGCGCGAGCAGATAGACATCGGACCCGAGCGCCCGGTGATCGACGGTGCCGAGGGCTACTGGCGGCTCCAGGGACCCAACCTGTGGCCGTCGGCGCTGCCCGAACTGCGGCCCGCCTTCGAGGCATGGTCGACCGATCTCGCCGCAGTGGGACGGGAACTACTCGGGCACTGGGCCGCCGCGTTCGGTGCGCCCCCGACCGTTTTCGACGCCGCCTTCGATGATCGGCCGGCCACGCTGATCAAGGTCGTCCGGTATCCGGGACCGGATTCGGCGGAGGCCGCTGACGACGCCCGCCGGCAGGGGGTCGGCGCACACAAGGATTCCGGGGTGCTGACGCTGCTGCTCGTCGAACCCGGCACCGACGGGCTGCAGGTCGAAGGGCCCGACGGTGAGTGGATCGACGCGCCACCGGTCCCGGGGGCGTTCATCGTGAACATCGGCGAACTCCTCGAGGTCGCGACCGGCGGCTACCTCCGCGCCACGCGGCATCGCGTCCTCGCACCCCCGCCCGGACATGACCGGATCTCGATCCCGTACTTCCTCAATCCCGGCCTCGACGCCCAGATTCCGGTCTTGGACCTGCCCGCCGATCTCGCCGCCCGGTCGCGCGGCGTCGAACTCGATCCGGACAACCCGATCTTCAACACCTACGGGGAGAACGCGTGGAAATCCCGCACGCGTGCGCATCCGGATGTGGCGGAGCTGCATCACGGGATTCGTGCCGCCAACGTCCCCTCTGTTGGTTGA
- a CDS encoding oxygenase MpaB family protein: MTSVDTVTPERAASITGARNWHRVRAEHPGPVDTMAAGLMTGDAVADAVVAEMVSGAGWSWQQITAAIDDPTRVAPEAPDALRRFLDQTTGSPSWFDPALARAGAEAWWRFGSLQSSTLYQSLIYGYQAQGFTRPLVATGRLTEGTWDRVVATGRWVTLATAPGMMEPGHPGWSSTVRIRLVHALIRHHLHAGSQWDDAQWGVPINQTYSQMTITAGFLVLPLRVAKDFGIHYSRAELEAITHLWRWIGWVMGVEDHRLPTNFAEAVRIHQIAQDFRMTPPAESKLLVRALLDDGYRANLGLPVPLNNAVHRLSRPFLRPLFASLSTRWVDDDVAVAMGLRPTPLHHLVTLARPVIRSREMARGIGLLGSESRIAHRELQLVTSRLGMDLDRIVSSRYDAADKGELETVA; this comes from the coding sequence ATGACATCAGTGGATACGGTCACTCCCGAGCGCGCTGCGTCGATCACCGGCGCACGCAATTGGCACAGGGTCCGCGCCGAGCACCCCGGACCCGTGGACACGATGGCCGCCGGCTTGATGACCGGTGATGCGGTCGCCGACGCCGTCGTCGCCGAGATGGTCTCCGGTGCGGGATGGTCGTGGCAGCAGATCACCGCAGCGATCGATGACCCGACACGGGTCGCCCCGGAAGCCCCGGACGCGCTTCGGCGTTTCCTGGACCAGACGACCGGGTCCCCGTCGTGGTTCGACCCCGCACTGGCCCGCGCAGGCGCCGAAGCCTGGTGGCGTTTCGGCTCTCTGCAGTCCAGCACGCTCTACCAGTCGCTGATCTACGGATATCAGGCCCAGGGGTTCACCCGGCCACTGGTGGCGACCGGCCGACTGACCGAAGGCACGTGGGACCGGGTTGTCGCCACTGGCCGCTGGGTGACTCTCGCAACCGCCCCGGGGATGATGGAACCGGGTCACCCCGGATGGTCGTCGACCGTTCGAATCCGTTTGGTACACGCCCTGATCCGCCATCATCTGCACGCCGGTAGCCAGTGGGACGACGCTCAATGGGGTGTTCCGATCAACCAGACGTACTCGCAGATGACCATCACTGCGGGCTTCCTCGTGTTACCGCTTCGCGTCGCCAAGGACTTCGGAATTCACTACTCCCGCGCCGAACTCGAGGCGATCACCCACCTGTGGAGGTGGATCGGCTGGGTGATGGGGGTCGAGGATCACCGACTCCCCACCAACTTCGCCGAGGCGGTGCGGATCCACCAGATCGCACAGGATTTTCGAATGACGCCGCCAGCAGAATCCAAGCTGCTCGTGCGGGCTCTTCTCGACGACGGTTACCGAGCGAACCTCGGGCTTCCCGTCCCCCTCAACAATGCCGTCCACCGGTTGTCACGGCCGTTCCTGCGGCCACTCTTCGCTTCGCTCTCCACACGTTGGGTCGACGACGATGTGGCCGTCGCAATGGGATTGCGGCCTACTCCGCTGCACCACCTCGTCACCCTCGCCAGACCGGTGATTCGCTCCAGAGAGATGGCGCGCGGGATCGGGTTGCTCGGCTCAGAGAGCCGGATAGCCCATCGTGAGCTGCAACTGGTCACCTCCAGGCTGGGAATGGATCTCGATCGGATCGTCTCCAGCCGCTACGACGCCGCAGACAAGGGAGAACTGGAGACCGTCGCATGA